In Corallococcus caeni, the DNA window GTGGCGTCAGGACCGAGTGGAACCCGCTCTATGGCGGCCACTGCGCGTCCGACGTGGCGTCGCTGGCCGACTTCCTCGTGAGATGAGCCAACGGGCTGCTCCCCTCATGGAGCACTGAGCGCGTGGTTGCTCAAGGTGACGCGGACTGCATGAGCCCTGCCCGTGCCAGCAGTTCACGCACACGCCGCGCCAGCGTGATGTGCTCGGGGTTGGCCACGGTGAAGCGCTCGGGGGTCAAGATGATCAACGTGCCCTTGTCCTCCACGGGCTCGATGCGCACCGGAGCTGGAAGCGGCGGCACCGTGCCCAGGTGACTGGAGAGGTACGTCACCCAGCCAAGCCACACGTCGGCCTTGCCGTCCTTGTCGTCCAGGTCTCGATGCGTGCGGGACATGGCCGCAGCCCAGTCGGGTTCCCAGGCAAGTGCCATGCTGCGCGTCACGTCCATCAGCACGGAGGGCGTGAAAATACGCTCCGCGTTCGCTCCCTGGCTGGGGAGCGACAAGAAACAGGAGTTGGAAACCGCTTCCGCATATCCGCCGCAGTGGATGCGCAGGGCCGCGCAATCACGACTGGCTCCGCCGTTGTCGAACCAGAAGCTAAAGCCCAGGTCCTCAAAGACGGGCCCCCCATTCTCCCGGTTGACGCCTCGCCGGAACATCTCAGCGAGCGTAGGCATGTCGGGCGGCATGAGTGGATGCTTGCGCGCGTCCTTGCGCGACCTGGCGGGCTTGTACCAATGGGCCAGGAACGGGTCACACTCAGCCAAGAAGTTGAGCAAGCGCGCTGTGCGACGGGCGCACTCCTCGGGAGACTCTTTGCGCGGCCCCCAGTAGGCACCTGCAAAGTAGGTATCGGGATAAGTCTCTGAGTCGGCCTTCACGCGCATGAGGTTATCCACTCAGAAAGCTGGGGTGTGGACGATTTCGACCCCCACAACACGCGCGTTCTTGAGGAGTTCGCGGAAGGCATCGGCAGCCACCTTTTCCGCGACATGCCACCGGACGGGAATACCCATGCCACGAGCCATTCTGCTCTGGCGCTCTGCTTGCTCAACGAGCATCTGTGCTCCGGAGTTCCGGAACCAATCCTTGGGCTCAAGGCCATCAAAGAACTTCGCGTATCCGGGTCCCTTGGCCTCCAGCAGTACTCCGTCCTTGAAGCCGTCGAACTTCACGCCACCAGCCTGCGTGCTCGCGCCACCGACCCAATACGCTTCATCCGCGGTGTGCCCGGTGATCTGCTCCTGATAGCGCCGAGCGGGCGGCTTCATGGACTCCTTCGCCGGTCCCCACTGTCCAGGCCCCTGGGAAGGCGCTCCTCCCTTCGGGGCCGTGTTCGCCCGCTGGAGGATGACGGCCGCCCCGGGGCCGCCGCCGAGGGCCGCCGCCGCGCGCCCTGCTGGCACCGCGACGCGCTCCAGCGCCAGCGCGCCCTCCGCCGACAGCGAGAGCACCGGCACCGTGACCTCCGCGCCCAGCGCCATCCCCTTCAACGTCCGCGTCGTTGCTGAAGCCGCGCCCCCGGTCATGAGCAGGCCCGTCGTCAGCCGCGACACCTCGCGGATCTGCTCGCCACGGGTCATGGACTGGAAGCGCTCCCAGTACGCAGGCGACGAGGCGATGAGCGCCGCGACACCCGCTGGCAAGCGGCTCAGCCCCACCAGGCTGTCCACGGGACGCGTGAGCAACTGGCCCAGCGCGTGGTACAGCTCCACGAAGGCGTCCTCCGCTCCATCCAGGGTGCGGCTGATGACGTCCGCGTCGTCGTACACCTCCGCCAGGGGCCGCCAATCCGACGCCCGGAGCTGCGCGTCCACGGCGCGGAAGACACCACCCTTGCCGCTGTAGAATCGGCCCAGCTCGAAGCCATGCGCTCGGAAGGCGCCGTCCTTCCACTCGACGGGGGCCACCTTCTGCTGCGTGCGCCCGGTGACGACCCACGCCAGATGGCCGTCCGGTCGCAACACCGCGATCTGCTCCCGAGAAAAGCGCTCTACCCGCCGCAGGAGTTCCTGCCGCGTGACTTCGCCTCCCTCCATCACCTCGCGCAGGATGAAGCCCGCGGCCATGCGAGGCGGAAAGGCGCTCAACGTGACGGACTTGCCCAGCAGCACGCCCAGCAGTCGCGCCGCTTGCGCGGGCGTGAGTGAGCCTTCCAGGGGGCGTTCGTCTCGCGACTCCAGCCCCGCGTTCGTCAGCAACTGCTCCCAGGCATCCATGCGCACGCCGGAGCCCGTGATGGCGCGAACGGAACTGGAGCCTGGAGCCCGCGCCCGCGCCCGCGCGGAGTCCGCGGACTCCCGGGGCGCGTAGCGCAAGGTCCTGCTGGAGGCAGTCGAGGCACAGCCCGTGAGAAACACGACCGCGCAACACAACAAGATGCCCAGGCGCATGGCTCCACTCCAGGTCCGGACGCCGGTGACGACGTCCCGGCCGGGAGTGTCTCGCATTCAGCCACGTCAGCGGTGAGCCTGGCCGCTGACGTGGCGCCAGCCGCGCCTACTGAATCGCGAAGATGAGCGTCACCTTCGCCTGCACCGTCTGCTCCTCCGGCTGGATGGGCGTGGTGGGCGCGGCTCGCGACTCCGCCATGTCCATGGCGAAGGTGGCCGGGTACAGGCGCGGCGCTTCCGTCACCGTGCTCGCGTCCAGCACCGCGCCCAGCTTCACGTTCAGCGACGCGGCCAGCACGTCCGCGGACTTGCGCGCGCGCGACACCGCCTGCCGCAGCGCCTCTCCCTGCACCGCGTCCTGGCGGCTCAGCCCGAAGCGCACGGAGTCCACCCGGTTCGCTCCCGCCGCCAGCGCCTTGTCCAGCAGGCCCCCCACCTTGGAGAGGTCCGTCACGTGGACGCTCACCAGGTTGCTCACGCGGTAGCCCTTGAGCTTCGGCTCACCGCCCTGCGGCGGCGACGGCGTGTACTCCGGATAGACGTTGTAGTTGCGCGTCTGCAGGTCGCGCTTCGCGATGCCCGCCCCCGTGAGCGCCGCGAGCACCTTCTCCATCCGCTTCGCGTTCTCTTCCCCCGCGGCCTTCGCGTTCGGGGCGGACGTCTCCACCGCCACGTCGATGAAGGCCTCGTCCGGCTGGGCCTTCACCTCGCCCGTGCCCTCCACGCGCAGCGTGCGCACCTGCGGATCCACGGGCGGCCGCGGCTGCGGCGAACCCGACGGCGGGACCTGCGTCTGCGCCGCGGCCGTGAAACCCGCGAGCACCACCAACGTCGTCAACATCCTGCGAACAGCGGACATGGCGCCTCCTTCCCAAGGCTCGAAGAGCCCTCGCGCGTGTAGCGCGAAAGCCCCTCACGCCCCAAGGACGCCCCGACCCCGGCGGACATTCACCAGGACCCGGGCGTCTGGCGCCGAACGCTCGCTTCAGTGCAGCGAGTCGCCCGAGGAGTCCAGCGACATCACGGACTCCAGCGGCTTCCTCAGCTTGCGCGGCGCGGCCTTGCGCACCTGCGTCACCGCCTTGCGGCGCGCGACGCGCAGCGCGTCCCGCCCCATGTCCATCACCGCCGCCACCGCCCCCGTCAGCAGGTTGCCCGGCGGCGTGTCCGGCTGGGCCGGGTGCGGGTGCGTGGGCGCGGCCTTCTTCGCCAGCTCCAGCGCCTCGCCCACCTGCCGCAGCTCCTGCGGCTTGAAGGCCTTCTTCACCTCCGGGAAGAGGTACTGCTCCTCCTCCGTGACGTGGGCGCGCACGTTCTCCATCAGCACGTGCACCTTGGCGTCGAAGCGCTCGGCCTCCGGCGGCAGCGTGTCCAGCTCCGACAGCACCCACTTCACCACGTGGTGCTCCTCCAGCCCGCGCAGCACGTCCGCGGACAGCGACTCCGAGCGCGCGCGCACGGCCGGGTAGAAGACCTGCTCCTCGATGGCGGCGTGGATGGACAGCTCGCGCACCATCTCGTCCACCAGCTTGCGCTTGTGCGCCAGCGCGTGGTCGCCTGCCTTCTCGAACTTGCGGAACAGCTGCTCCACCGTCTTGTGGTCCGCCTTCAACAACATGATGGCATCCATGGGCCGTCTCCCTTCCGTCGAATCAGGGGCCGCGCCTCCCCCGTCGTGAAACCGCCCGGGTCCGGAAGGGCCCTGGCGCAGCGCGGCACGGAGTGAAGGGTGGGGATGGATTCCCGGCCGTGCCCACCCCCGCCGCCCAGGTCCCCGCGTCCGCACGGAGGGCAGGCGGGCGACGGGGCCCGAGTGTCCGGTAGCTGTCGAAAAACCGCACCGGTCCCCACTCCCCGGACGGCCCGGGCGTGCACACCGTGCGCGGCCAGATCGGTCTCGCGCGGGCGGCGGGCAAGGGAACAGGGGCAATACCGTGACGACGAACACGCTGCGTCTGCGGGTGGCGCGCATCACCCGCGAGGCGGAAGGCATCCAGTCCTACGAGCTGGTCTCCCAGGACGGCGGCGCCCTGCCCGAGTTCGAGGCCGGCGCCCACCTGGACGTCCAGGTGCCGGGCCTCAACGGCATGCGCCAGTACTCGCTCTGCAACGACCCGGGCGAGACGCACCGCTACGTCATCGCCGTGCAGCGCGACGCCAACGGCCGCGGCGGCTCCAAGGCGATGCACGACCACGTCCACGAGGGCGACGTGCTCACCGTGAGCGAGCCCATCAACGACTTCCCCCTCCTGTACGGGCGCAGCTATGTGCTCATCGCGGGCGGCATCGGCATCACGCCGTTGCTGGCCATGGCGCGCCTGCTGGAGCGCACCGGCGCGCAGTGGGTGCTGCACTACTGCGCCCGCGACGCGGACCGCACCGCCTTCCGGGAGCTTTTGTCCACGCCGTCCTTCGCGGGCCGCGTGCACCTCCACCACGACGGGGGCGACCCCACGAAGGGGCTGGACGTGCGGGCGCTGCTGGCGACGCGCGGCCCGGGCACCCGGCTGTACTGCTGCGGCCCCGCGGGCCTGATGAAGGCCGTGCGCGAGGCGGCCGCGCTGCACAAGTGGCCCTGGGAGAAGGTGCACTTCGAGGCCTTCACCGCCGAGGGCACCTCCGCCACCCATGCGACCGCGGAGGAGGACTTCGAGGTGGCGCTCAAGAGCACCGGCCAGGTGCTGCGCGTCCCGGCCGGCAAGACGGTGCTCAACGTGCTACGCACCCACGGCGTCAAGGTGGAGAGCGACTGCGAGGCGGGTTCGTGCGGCACCTGCGTCACCCGCGTGTGTGAAGGAACCCCGGACCACCGTGACACGTTCTTCCAGCAGGAGTCCGCAGGCGACGCGCGGATGCTCGTTTGCGTGTCACGCGCCCGGTCCAAGCGGCTGGTGCTGGACCTGTAACCT includes these proteins:
- a CDS encoding immunity 52 family protein; translation: MRVKADSETYPDTYFAGAYWGPRKESPEECARRTARLLNFLAECDPFLAHWYKPARSRKDARKHPLMPPDMPTLAEMFRRGVNRENGGPVFEDLGFSFWFDNGGASRDCAALRIHCGGYAEAVSNSCFLSLPSQGANAERIFTPSVLMDVTRSMALAWEPDWAAAMSRTHRDLDDKDGKADVWLGWVTYLSSHLGTVPPLPAPVRIEPVEDKGTLIILTPERFTVANPEHITLARRVRELLARAGLMQSASP
- a CDS encoding restriction endonuclease fold toxin 5 domain-containing protein, translating into MRLGILLCCAVVFLTGCASTASSRTLRYAPRESADSARARARAPGSSSVRAITGSGVRMDAWEQLLTNAGLESRDERPLEGSLTPAQAARLLGVLLGKSVTLSAFPPRMAAGFILREVMEGGEVTRQELLRRVERFSREQIAVLRPDGHLAWVVTGRTQQKVAPVEWKDGAFRAHGFELGRFYSGKGGVFRAVDAQLRASDWRPLAEVYDDADVISRTLDGAEDAFVELYHALGQLLTRPVDSLVGLSRLPAGVAALIASSPAYWERFQSMTRGEQIREVSRLTTGLLMTGGAASATTRTLKGMALGAEVTVPVLSLSAEGALALERVAVPAGRAAAALGGGPGAAVILQRANTAPKGGAPSQGPGQWGPAKESMKPPARRYQEQITGHTADEAYWVGGASTQAGGVKFDGFKDGVLLEAKGPGYAKFFDGLEPKDWFRNSGAQMLVEQAERQSRMARGMGIPVRWHVAEKVAADAFRELLKNARVVGVEIVHTPAF
- a CDS encoding SIMPL domain-containing protein: MSAVRRMLTTLVVLAGFTAAAQTQVPPSGSPQPRPPVDPQVRTLRVEGTGEVKAQPDEAFIDVAVETSAPNAKAAGEENAKRMEKVLAALTGAGIAKRDLQTRNYNVYPEYTPSPPQGGEPKLKGYRVSNLVSVHVTDLSKVGGLLDKALAAGANRVDSVRFGLSRQDAVQGEALRQAVSRARKSADVLAASLNVKLGAVLDASTVTEAPRLYPATFAMDMAESRAAPTTPIQPEEQTVQAKVTLIFAIQ
- a CDS encoding hemerythrin domain-containing protein gives rise to the protein MDAIMLLKADHKTVEQLFRKFEKAGDHALAHKRKLVDEMVRELSIHAAIEEQVFYPAVRARSESLSADVLRGLEEHHVVKWVLSELDTLPPEAERFDAKVHVLMENVRAHVTEEEQYLFPEVKKAFKPQELRQVGEALELAKKAAPTHPHPAQPDTPPGNLLTGAVAAVMDMGRDALRVARRKAVTQVRKAAPRKLRKPLESVMSLDSSGDSLH
- a CDS encoding PDR/VanB family oxidoreductase; the protein is MTTNTLRLRVARITREAEGIQSYELVSQDGGALPEFEAGAHLDVQVPGLNGMRQYSLCNDPGETHRYVIAVQRDANGRGGSKAMHDHVHEGDVLTVSEPINDFPLLYGRSYVLIAGGIGITPLLAMARLLERTGAQWVLHYCARDADRTAFRELLSTPSFAGRVHLHHDGGDPTKGLDVRALLATRGPGTRLYCCGPAGLMKAVREAAALHKWPWEKVHFEAFTAEGTSATHATAEEDFEVALKSTGQVLRVPAGKTVLNVLRTHGVKVESDCEAGSCGTCVTRVCEGTPDHRDTFFQQESAGDARMLVCVSRARSKRLVLDL